A DNA window from Fragaria vesca subsp. vesca linkage group LG3, FraVesHawaii_1.0, whole genome shotgun sequence contains the following coding sequences:
- the LOC101302541 gene encoding LOW QUALITY PROTEIN: G-type lectin S-receptor-like serine/threonine-protein kinase At1g61500-like (The sequence of the model RefSeq protein was modified relative to this genomic sequence to represent the inferred complete CDS: inserted 1 base in 1 codon) codes for MQLDSGTLFFLFIASLLPSQYGAEVYNITPSHPLVEGQTLVSPGLRFELGFFTLNSAANKYVGLWHRSIFPRKYVWVANRDMPIATTDTLATLRIGRNGSLELVDGKQNSVWSTNATVLVSSSSTSSVAAFLSDDGNFVAKDVVKAGQPIWQSFDYPGDTMLPTQRVGYNSKSKYSSFLTAWKSESDPSSGIYTAEEGRATEMPPQVIIRVNRSTPFWRSGPWDKSKFIGVPDMDDRYRSIFELEDNXGTGNTIFLIKLFDTHAAYLDISSQGKIKLMYADNGRNWSLYWKALENPCDKYGACGPFGICKASESTICNCMKGFVPKSHQKWSKGDWTGGCVRKTELSCDRQTTKRSVPLQGKQDDNDDRFWKIIGAKVPDYYEYMTSFSAQYMPNECKTRCLNNCSCLAYAYVNNIGCLVWSKDLIDIQEFSMGGVDIYIRVANKELGEGKPIKLIASLTAIGLIIILAAIVFALHRLRSNQKKSVPTSRDTLREYIGEHDSPELLIYDYDTMLTATDNFSITNKLGQGGFGPVYRGILHDGKEIAVKRLSSSSGQGIEGFKNEMMLISNLQHKNLVRMMGCCVKEDEKLLVYEFMPNKSLDTCLFDPMRRGELDWKRRFNIIQGVARGLLYLHHDSYVKVIHRDLKVSNILLDEKMNPKISDFGLARIVEGTWCVENTQKVVGTRGYMSPEYAMGGMFSEKSDAYSFGVLLLEIISSNKNNSFFLYDQQQGFLAHAWNLWNGGRGLELVDEVLGDSYSSSEVLKCVHIGLLCVQDNAADRPTMIDIALMLSSEKDGSQPKRPVFTIQNSSSHPQLHYEHTSSSTNGTIMVIEGR; via the exons ATGCAACTGGATAGTGGTACTTTGTTTTTCTTATTCATTGCCAGTTTGCTTCCATCACAGTATGGCGCTGAAGTATATAACATAACTCCTTCACACCCATTAGTAGAGGGACAAACTCTAGTCTCTCCTGGCCTAAGATTCGAATTGGGCTTCTTCACTCTAAACAGTGCTGCTAATAAGTATGTGGGGTTGTGGCACAGAAGTATTTTTCCTCGTAAATATGTATGGGTGGCTAATAGAGATATGCCTATTGCAACTACAGACACTTTGGCTACTTTGAGAATTGGCAGAAATGGGAGTCTTGAGCTTGTAGATGGGAAGCAGAATTCTGTGTGGTCAACCAATGCTACCGTACTGGTTTCATCATCTAGTACTAGTTCAGTTGCTGCATTTCTTTCAGATGATGGAAACTTTGTAGCCAAAGATGTTGTTAAAGCTGGTCAACCAATATGGCAGAGCTTTGATTATCCTGGTGACACTATGCTACCTACCCAGAGGGTTGGATACAATTCTAAATCTAAATACAGCAGTTTCTTGACTGCCTGGAAAAGTGAAAGTGATCCATCTAGTGGGATATATACAGCTGAAGAAGGGCGGGCAACAGAGATGCCACCACAAGTGATCATTCGGGTCAATCGATCAACTCCCTTCTGGAGAAGTGGGCCATGGGACAAATCAAAGTTCATCGGCGTGCCAGATATGGATGATCGATATCGTAGTATTTTTGAACTAGAAGATA GTGGAACAGGGAACACTATATTTCTCATTAAGCTATTTGACACTCATGCAGCATATCTAGACATCTCTTCACAAGGAAAAATAAAGCTTATGTATGCAGACAATGGTAGGAACTGGTCACTCTACTGGAAGGCACTAGAGAATCCATGTGACAAGTATGGAGCGTGTGGCCCTTTTGGGATTTGCAAAGCTTCTGAATCTACAATCTGTAACTGTATGAAAGGGTTTGTGCCAAAGTCACACCAGAAATGGAGTAAGGGAGACTGGACGGGAGGGTGTGTAAGGAAAACCGAATTGTCCTGTGACAGACAAACAACAAAGAGGTCAGTACCATTGCAAGGAAAACAAGATGATAATGATGATAGGTTTTGGAAGATAATAGGGGCAAAAGTACCAGATTATTACGAGTATATGACATCTTTCAGTGCTCAATACATGCCCAATGAATGCAAGACGCGGTGCTTAAATAATTGTTCTTGCTTGGCTTATGCATATGTTAATAATATAGGGTGTTTGGTCTGGTCCAAAGACCTTATAGATATACAGGAGTTCTCCATGGGAGGAGTTGATATTTATATTCGCGTAGCAAACAAAGAACTAG GTGAAGGAAAACCAATTAAGTTGATTGCCAGCCTTACAGCTATTGGCTTGATAATTATCTTGGCTGCCATAGTGTTTGCTTTGCACAGATTGCGGTCTAACCAAAAGA AATCAGTTCCAACTTCTAGGGACACTCTTCGAGAATATATCGGAGAACATGATTCACCAGAGCTATTGATATATGATTATGATACAATGTTAACTGCTACAGATAATTTTAGCATTACAAACAAACTCGGGCAAGGAGGCTTTGGTCCTGTTTATAGG GGTATACTACATGATGGGAAGGAAATAGCTGTAAAAAGACTATCTAGTAGCTCAGGACAAGGCATTGAAGGGTTCAAGAATGAGATGATGTTGATCTCCAATCTTCAACACAAAAATCTTGTTCGGATGATGGGTTGCTGTGTTAAAGAGGATGAGAAGTTACTGGTTTATGAGTTCATGCCAAACAAAAGCTTGGATACGTGTCTGTTCG ATCCAATGAGGAGAGGAGAGCTTGACTGGAAGAGACGCTTTAATATTATTCAGGGTGTTGCTAGAGGACTTCTTTATCTCCATCATGATTCATATGTGAAGGTAATACATAGAGATCTAAAAGTCAGCAATATTCTCCTGGATGAAAAAATGAACCCAAAAATTTCAGATTTTGGATTGGCCCGAATAGTTGAAGGAACATGGTGTGTAGAAAATACTCAGAAGGTAGTGGGAACACG TGGCTATATGTCTCCAGAGTATGCCATGGGTGGTATGTTTTCCGAAAAATCTGATGCCTACAGTTTCGGGGTTTTGCTGTTGGAGATTATTAGCAGCAACAAGAATAACAGCTTCTTTTTGTATGACCAACAGCAAGGGTTTCTAGCCCAT GCATGGAACTTGTGGAATGGAGGTAGGGGATTGGAATTGGTAGATGAAGTATTGGGTGATTCATATTCCTCATCAGAAGTACTGAAATGTGTGCATATCGGGCTTCTTTGTGTACAAGATAATGCTGCGGATAGACCAACCATGATCGATATAGCTTTAATGCTAAGTAGCGAGAAAGATGGTTCCCAGCCTAAGAGGCCTGTATTCACTATCCAAAACTCATCTTCTCATCCTCAACTGCATTATGAACATACTAGTTCCTCCACGAATGGTACAATTATGGTGATTGAAGGACGATGA